A genomic segment from Drosophila willistoni isolate 14030-0811.24 chromosome 2L unlocalized genomic scaffold, UCI_dwil_1.1 Seg168, whole genome shotgun sequence encodes:
- the LOC6652191 gene encoding protein hunchback isoform X2, translated as MAETISSAASMDLALKDATGGVGGGGGIGGGDGGGLLVDMSPTAAALLHHNALALRSLKEVAAAAATATESEKPEARSPTPTPTNLSTGPHSPPMTFRCERCDNFETTSRASLLLHVVQCLAGQAAVAAAAAATGRLKNEEPENMSISHMETNSSNKTDISTGLSGGNGNGSSSSASSSPAGNGSGNSSSRKVFECDVCNMKFSNGANMRRHKMRHTGVKPYECRVCQKRFFRKDHLAEHFTTHTKTLPYHCPICNRGFQRQIAMRAHFQNEHVGQHDLVKTCPLCSYRAGSMKSLRIHFFNRHGIDLDNPGPGGTSSLLLALESQASAAAAAAAASYVPPPSLNSVSAQMKGGQNPPQQPPPPASDSGESMRSLENATPPMHFLTPHVEISTLNENGNTELFNLICVWRESALQGNNNNNNGSTSGTNVSLEPNCEKVKERTLMMESPVDLPMDCNTKATPITSSNTACALSLKSHNHHHHLHHHENHITPSISLIPIKQEPLQQDELDKKEQINGSDPSSDTEVASLNNNNCNDNNNRITSLIKVSPLKSLLREDLKRRICAKANNRISRNATPLEHNNNVLPPQNMSNGSGSALNMNGGGSNGSGNGGGGGGSGGASSPTAQSNGGSTPICNGTITSTGQDGDLLMNRKQILTCHFCGIEFPDETLYFLHKGCHCESNPWKCNICGEQLNNVYEFNSHLLSKSHQ; from the exons ATGGCCGAAACGATCAGCTCAGCCGCTAGCATGGATCTTGCACTTAAGGATGCGACAGGTGGTGTGGGAGGCGGAGGAGGCATTGGAGGTGGAGACGGTGGAGGACTCTTAGTAGACATGTCGCCGACAGCAGCAGCTCTGCTGCATCATAATGCCTTGGCCCTGCGTAGTCTAAAGgaagtggcagcagcagccgcaacGGCGACAGAATCTGAGAAGCCGGAAGCCCGTTCCCCTACACCGACACCAACAAATCTATCTACGGGCCCCCATTCGCCGCCCATGACATTCCGATGCGAGCGTTGCGATAATTTTGAGACAACTTCACGAGCATCCCTGCTGCTGCATGTGGTCCAATGTCTAGCCGGCCAGGCAGCAGtggctgcagcagcagcggccACTGGGCGCCTGAAAAACGAGGAGCCGGAGAACATGAGCATTAGTCACATGGAAACCAATAGCAGCAACAAAACGGACATATCCACAGGTCTTTCGGGTGGTAATGGCAATGGCTCCAGTTCATCGGCCAGTTCCTCGCCAGCGGGCAATGGAAGTGGTAACAGCAGTTCTCGGAAGGTGTTCGAGTGTGATGTGTGTAACATGAAATTCTCAAACGGAGCCAATATGCGAAGGCATAAAATGCGCCATACGGGAGTCAAGCCGTACGAGTGTCGTGTATGCCAAAAACGATTCTTCCGCAAGGATCATCTGGCCGAGCATTTTACAACACATACCAAAACACTACCTTACCATTGCCCCATCTGTAATCGCGGCTTCCAACGACAGATTGCGATGCGTGCCCACTTCCAGAACGAACATGTGGGCCAACATGACCTGGTTAAGACGTGCCCGCTTTGCAGTTATCGTGCCGGATCAATGAAGTCTTTAcgcatacatttttttaatcGGCATGGCATCGACTTGGACAATCCCGGTCCTGGTggaacttcgtcacttttacTGGCCCTCGAATCACAAGCTTCAGCGGctgcggcagcggcagcagccaGTTACGTACCGCCTCCAAGTTTAAATTCGGTTTCAGCACAAATGAAGGGCGGCCAGAATCCGCCACAGCAGCCTCCGCCACCAGCCAGTGACAGCGGCGAATCCATGCGTAGCCTGGAGAATGCCACACCTCCCATGCATTTTCTTACACCTCATGTAGAGATCTCCACGCTGAACGAGAATGGCAATACGGAGCTATTTAAT TTGATTTGCGTATGGCGTGAATCTGCATTGCAgggtaacaacaacaacaataatggAAGTACTAGTGGAACGAATGTTAGCTTGGAACCCAATTGCGAAAAGGTCAAAGAACGTACGCTGATGATGGAATCCCCAGTGGATTTGCCCATGGATTGCAATACAAAGGCTACACCTATTACGTCCAGCAATACAGCATGCGCGTTGAGCTTAAAGAGTCATAATCACCATCATCACCTACATCACCATGAGAATCACATAACGCCCTCAATTAGCCTTATACCCATTAAACAG GAGCCACTCCAACAAGATGAGCTGGATAAGAAGGAACAGATCAATGGCAGTGATCCCAGTAGTGATACAGAAGTTGCTTCcctcaataataataattgcaatgataacaacaacagaatCACCTCACTAATCAAG GTCTCTCCCCTAAAATCTCTACTTCGAGAAGATCTAAAGCGGCGAATATGCGCAAAAGCAAATAATCGGATCAGCAGAAATGCCACACCATTAGAGCATAATAACAACGTATTGCCTCCACAGAATATGAGCAATGGATCGGGATCAGCGTTAAATATGAACGGAGGGGGAAGCAATGGGAGCGGcaatggtggtggtggtggtggaagCGGTGGGGCCTCATCGCCTACCGCCCAAAGTAATGGTGGCTCCACTCCCATTTGCAATGGGACGATCACATCAACAGGTCAGGATGGAGACCTATTAATGAATCGCAAACAAATTCTCACCTGCCATTTCTGCGGCATTGAATTCCCCGACGAGACGTTGTACTTCCTCCACAAGGGTTGTCACTGCGAAAGCAATCCATGGAAGTGTAACATTTGTGGCGAACAGTTGAACAACGTTTACGAGTTCAACTCGCATCTGTTGAGTAAGAGTCATCAATAG
- the LOC6652191 gene encoding protein hunchback isoform X1 gives MAETISSAASMDLALKDATGGVGGGGGIGGGDGGGLLVDMSPTAAALLHHNALALRSLKEVAAAAATATESEKPEARSPTPTPTNLSTGPHSPPMTFRCERCDNFETTSRASLLLHVVQCLAGQAAVAAAAAATGRLKNEEPENMSISHMETNSSNKTDISTGLSGGNGNGSSSSASSSPAGNGSGNSSSRKVFECDVCNMKFSNGANMRRHKMRHTGVKPYECRVCQKRFFRKDHLAEHFTTHTKTLPYHCPICNRGFQRQIAMRAHFQNEHVGQHDLVKTCPLCSYRAGSMKSLRIHFFNRHGIDLDNPGPGGTSSLLLALESQASAAAAAAAASYVPPPSLNSVSAQMKGGQNPPQQPPPPASDSGESMRSLENATPPMHFLTPHVEISTLNENGNTELFNGNNNNNNGSTSGTNVSLEPNCEKVKERTLMMESPVDLPMDCNTKATPITSSNTACALSLKSHNHHHHLHHHENHITPSISLIPIKQEPLQQDELDKKEQINGSDPSSDTEVASLNNNNCNDNNNRITSLIKVSPLKSLLREDLKRRICAKANNRISRNATPLEHNNNVLPPQNMSNGSGSALNMNGGGSNGSGNGGGGGGSGGASSPTAQSNGGSTPICNGTITSTGQDGDLLMNRKQILTCHFCGIEFPDETLYFLHKGCHCESNPWKCNICGEQLNNVYEFNSHLLSKSHQ, from the exons ATGGCCGAAACGATCAGCTCAGCCGCTAGCATGGATCTTGCACTTAAGGATGCGACAGGTGGTGTGGGAGGCGGAGGAGGCATTGGAGGTGGAGACGGTGGAGGACTCTTAGTAGACATGTCGCCGACAGCAGCAGCTCTGCTGCATCATAATGCCTTGGCCCTGCGTAGTCTAAAGgaagtggcagcagcagccgcaacGGCGACAGAATCTGAGAAGCCGGAAGCCCGTTCCCCTACACCGACACCAACAAATCTATCTACGGGCCCCCATTCGCCGCCCATGACATTCCGATGCGAGCGTTGCGATAATTTTGAGACAACTTCACGAGCATCCCTGCTGCTGCATGTGGTCCAATGTCTAGCCGGCCAGGCAGCAGtggctgcagcagcagcggccACTGGGCGCCTGAAAAACGAGGAGCCGGAGAACATGAGCATTAGTCACATGGAAACCAATAGCAGCAACAAAACGGACATATCCACAGGTCTTTCGGGTGGTAATGGCAATGGCTCCAGTTCATCGGCCAGTTCCTCGCCAGCGGGCAATGGAAGTGGTAACAGCAGTTCTCGGAAGGTGTTCGAGTGTGATGTGTGTAACATGAAATTCTCAAACGGAGCCAATATGCGAAGGCATAAAATGCGCCATACGGGAGTCAAGCCGTACGAGTGTCGTGTATGCCAAAAACGATTCTTCCGCAAGGATCATCTGGCCGAGCATTTTACAACACATACCAAAACACTACCTTACCATTGCCCCATCTGTAATCGCGGCTTCCAACGACAGATTGCGATGCGTGCCCACTTCCAGAACGAACATGTGGGCCAACATGACCTGGTTAAGACGTGCCCGCTTTGCAGTTATCGTGCCGGATCAATGAAGTCTTTAcgcatacatttttttaatcGGCATGGCATCGACTTGGACAATCCCGGTCCTGGTggaacttcgtcacttttacTGGCCCTCGAATCACAAGCTTCAGCGGctgcggcagcggcagcagccaGTTACGTACCGCCTCCAAGTTTAAATTCGGTTTCAGCACAAATGAAGGGCGGCCAGAATCCGCCACAGCAGCCTCCGCCACCAGCCAGTGACAGCGGCGAATCCATGCGTAGCCTGGAGAATGCCACACCTCCCATGCATTTTCTTACACCTCATGTAGAGATCTCCACGCTGAACGAGAATGGCAATACGGAGCTATTTAAT ggtaacaacaacaacaataatggAAGTACTAGTGGAACGAATGTTAGCTTGGAACCCAATTGCGAAAAGGTCAAAGAACGTACGCTGATGATGGAATCCCCAGTGGATTTGCCCATGGATTGCAATACAAAGGCTACACCTATTACGTCCAGCAATACAGCATGCGCGTTGAGCTTAAAGAGTCATAATCACCATCATCACCTACATCACCATGAGAATCACATAACGCCCTCAATTAGCCTTATACCCATTAAACAG GAGCCACTCCAACAAGATGAGCTGGATAAGAAGGAACAGATCAATGGCAGTGATCCCAGTAGTGATACAGAAGTTGCTTCcctcaataataataattgcaatgataacaacaacagaatCACCTCACTAATCAAG GTCTCTCCCCTAAAATCTCTACTTCGAGAAGATCTAAAGCGGCGAATATGCGCAAAAGCAAATAATCGGATCAGCAGAAATGCCACACCATTAGAGCATAATAACAACGTATTGCCTCCACAGAATATGAGCAATGGATCGGGATCAGCGTTAAATATGAACGGAGGGGGAAGCAATGGGAGCGGcaatggtggtggtggtggtggaagCGGTGGGGCCTCATCGCCTACCGCCCAAAGTAATGGTGGCTCCACTCCCATTTGCAATGGGACGATCACATCAACAGGTCAGGATGGAGACCTATTAATGAATCGCAAACAAATTCTCACCTGCCATTTCTGCGGCATTGAATTCCCCGACGAGACGTTGTACTTCCTCCACAAGGGTTGTCACTGCGAAAGCAATCCATGGAAGTGTAACATTTGTGGCGAACAGTTGAACAACGTTTACGAGTTCAACTCGCATCTGTTGAGTAAGAGTCATCAATAG